A window of Candidatus Lokiarchaeota archaeon genomic DNA:
ACCATAGTGCAAGACCGGCAAACCCTCGAGCCAAATATCGTAATTCCAATTCGAAAGCAGTTGCTGTTGATGATTTCTGTTTCAGTCTAAAGTATAGAGAACTGATGTTCGGTTCTCTAAGGTCTGATTCAAGTACTAGAAATCTATGCTGTTTCACCTGTCTTATCGTCCAGGCATCTGTATTCTTACCGGGTTGAATATCTTCAGAAGGATGTGCATTTCTTCGGAATCCTTGACTTCCGGTCAATTCGTCCAGTAAGCCGCGAATGTACCACATATTGCTCCCATAGTTATGCCCATTCGAAGCAATGGAGTGTAGCATTGAGTTCCATAGCCTTTCTGCAGATGTGGGAACCAACTCTCTAAACCAAAGATGGAAAAATGATCCCCCTGCCCAAGCTGGATCTCCTTTTCGAATCCACTCAGCTGGCTCAGCTTCTCCTTTGATAGATTCACCTCGTGCTCGTTGAAAGGTTCCCTGAAGAGCAAGCCGGATTGCTTCTCGTGAAGATAGAAGCTTTTGAGGAATCAGTCGGGTAATGCTGTCCTCTCTCGTGGCCGTTTCAGTGCGGAGCCCTTCAATTAGGGGCACAGCTATCTCTGATGGAACTGGAGTAATGAGACCAACCCAATAGGAGCTCAATCCGGTGGTAAGCACAGGTATAGGAATGACAATTCGTCTGGGGAGTTCAGCTTCTTCAGCATAAATTCTCATTAGCTTTTGATATGTGACTACATCTCTACCCCCAATGTCAAACTCCTCACCTATAGTCTCAGGTTGTTCAAGACATCCTGCAAGGTATTCCATGACATTGCTAACAGCAATTGGTTGTGTTTTTGTTCTCACCCATCTTGGAGGCGTCATAATCGGGAGTCTCTCGACAAGATAACGCATGATCTCAAATGACGCACTTCCCTCTCCTACTATCATAGCTGCTCGAAAAGTTGTCACTGGAACGCTGCCTTCTCTGAGAATCTGATTTACTTCTTCTCGAGACCTCAAGTGTTCGCTTGTGTCCTCTGAGATGTTCCCAAGTCCGCTGAGGTAGACTATTCTGTTTAGTCCTAGTTCCTCCGCCGTCTCCCGCATATTTGTTGAACCTATACGATCGAGTTCCCTATATTTTTCTCCGGCATACATTGAATGAACCAGATAGAAAGCACTAGCGCATCCTGAACATGCATCCAACAGACTCTCCTTATCCAAGACGTCAACTTTGACTGAAGTTACTCTTGGATGGGTCGCCCAATCATTTGCGAGGAGCTTGTCATTGCTCCTGTAAGTGGCTGTGACAGAATACCCCTCAGATATGAGCTTCTCTACAAGACGTTTCCCTATGTATCCGGTAGAACCTACAACAAGGGCATTCCTAGAAGAACTCATAACCTCATATACATGCCCGAAATCTCTTTACTCTTTCTAAAGCCTGCTTTTCTGCCTAATTTTTAGACCAATGTACACATAGCGGAGGAGTAACAGAGTCAAAAGAATAAAAATCGCGAAACCTACGACACTTCCAGCAAACAAGAATCCGATGCTTACTGAGAATATCATTAGCGTCATTGCCAAATAGCTTCTAAATGACCCCGCTGCAGAACATCTCCTGGAACAATATGTGCCCCAAAATGAGGTATCTCCCTTGCCGCACCATTGGCAGTTGCCTTTTGGTGGGCCATACTGTCCTTTTCTTGGATAGTCATTACTAGCATCCATATTTTGCTAGAGAGGAGTACGAAAATAAATTCTCGCAAAAAATAGAGTGTGGAAAATACATCTGACTTAACCGACCTGTTCTAGATTCTCCTCTCTTGCCATTAGTTGGTTGGCATCAAAGTTATCCTTCTCTCGATGAGTCTATTCTCCTCGCTGACCGAAACAAACTCGCTAGAGCTTGAGTACGTGTAGAAATTCTGATAGAGATAATGGTGTTCTTCAGTGTCGAATGTGTACCAGAGCTGAAATAGGTCATCAAAGTGCACACTGAATGGATTTCCACTTTGCCCTCCAGGAATGACACAGCGCGAATTGAGAGGATTCTCCAAGTCGATCACATGTCTCAAGACTGGACCCGTGGTCATCTCCCACCCATGAGACGGAAAGAGCGTATGTTGTCCTCGTATCGGTCCTCCCTTGATGGTTGTTAGACCTGCGATATGCTCCACATTGATAGTGTGATGAAGCCCATATTCCCAACTGTCAGTATTTTCGCCGTAGAGCGAATGCATTGTGTTGATTGCTATGTGCAACGATCTGACTAGGATATGATCTCTTGTTTCTATCAACCCTTCAGTCCGGGTATCATCAAAATAGGCAGATTCGTTTTCTAATATGAGTTGCTCCAGAATTGGTGCTCGGGGATAGGAACTTGAAGGCAACGCATTAGACTTCATTGATGACTCTTCAAGGAGGGGTATGAGAACATCCAATTCTTCAAATGTTTCCGACCTGATCGCATCATACAGATACATCCATAGAGTTGGTGCTTTCAAATCGGTCGCCATTTCATAGTCCCAATCATTGAACAAACCTACAATCATCTCTATGCTTTCATTGCCATCTCCTAGATTATCCCATGCAGAAACAACTTTTGGTACAAT
This region includes:
- a CDS encoding NAD(P)H-binding protein codes for the protein MSSSRNALVVGSTGYIGKRLVEKLISEGYSVTATYRSNDKLLANDWATHPRVTSVKVDVLDKESLLDACSGCASAFYLVHSMYAGEKYRELDRIGSTNMRETAEELGLNRIVYLSGLGNISEDTSEHLRSREEVNQILREGSVPVTTFRAAMIVGEGSASFEIMRYLVERLPIMTPPRWVRTKTQPIAVSNVMEYLAGCLEQPETIGEEFDIGGRDVVTYQKLMRIYAEEAELPRRIVIPIPVLTTGLSSYWVGLITPVPSEIAVPLIEGLRTETATREDSITRLIPQKLLSSREAIRLALQGTFQRARGESIKGEAEPAEWIRKGDPAWAGGSFFHLWFRELVPTSAERLWNSMLHSIASNGHNYGSNMWYIRGLLDELTGSQGFRRNAHPSEDIQPGKNTDAWTIRQVKQHRFLVLESDLREPNISSLYFRLKQKSSTATAFELELRYLARGFAGLALW